The following is a genomic window from Thermodesulfobacteriota bacterium.
AGTGAGGAACGGTATCGGACTCTATACGAAAACAATCCCTTAATGTGTTTTACCACCGACGCAGAAGGAACGGTCCTTTATGTCAATCAGTTAGGAGCAGAACAACTAGGCTACACTGCCGAGCAGTTATCGGGGAAATCGGTGTTTAATGTCTTCTACGAAGATGACAAAAAAACAGTGTCAGAGCAGTTGTCTATGTGTTTACAAGATCCCACGCATGTTGCTCGTTGGGAACTTCGTAAGGTTCATAAGGATGGGAGAATTTTATGGGTGAGAGAATCTGCTCGAGTCATACACGACATTGACGGCAGTAAAGCTATTCTCATTGCTTGCGAAGATATCACTGAGCGCAAAAGAGCCGAGCAAGCGCTTCAAAAAGCTCTCTCCGAAATAAGCCAATTGAAAGACCAACTGCAGGCGGAGAACATATACCTTAAGGAGGAAATTAAGTCGGAACAAGACCACGGGGAAATTGTTGGCAATAGCAAGGCAATCAAGGCTGTTCTGCATCGGGCGGAGAAGGTAGCAAAAACTGATTCTACTATTCTCATTACCGGTGAGACGGGAACAGGAAAGGAATTGTTGGCTCGTTTAATTCATAATTTAAGTCGCCGAAATAACAAAACATTGGTGAAGGTCAATTGCGCAGCTATTCCATCAGCCCTGATTGAGAGTGAATTGTTCGGACGGGAAAAGGGTGCATACACCGGGGCCTTGACTAAACAGATCGGCCGCTTTGAATTGGCAAACGGTTCTACGATCTTTCTCGACGAAATCGGCGAGTTATCTATGGAGCTACAGGCAAAGCTACTCAAAGTCCTTCAGGATGGGGAATTCGAGCGATTGGGAAGTCCAAAAACTATAAATGTTGATGTTCGGGTGGTTGCCGCCACCAATAAAGACCTTGCTAAAGCCGTAAGCGAAGGTAGATTCCGTGAGGACCTATATTACCGATTAAACGTATTTCCCATTCATGTCCCGCCTTTGAGGGAGAGGATGAATGATATTCCGAATCTTGTGTGGAAGTTTGTTAAGGAGTTTTCAGACAAAATGGGCAAAAGAATCGAGACCATTCCAAAGAAAACTATGGATGCTCTGTTGAGTTATTACTGGCCGGGTAACGTCAGAGAATTGAAGAATGTAATCGAGAGGGCGATGATATTAGCACAGGATAATATGCTTCGGGTCGAATTACCCAAGACAGAAACTTTGAAAAACATCAAAACCATGACCATGCAAGAAAGCGAGAAAACGCATATACTTCAAGTTCTTCAGATGACCGGGTGGAGGATTAGGGGGAAGAGCGGTGCGGCCGAGGTTTTAGGGCTCAAACCCTCTACTCTGGAATCAAAAATGTCCAAGCTCGGCATCGTGAGAAACAAGTAAAAACCCGATATT
Proteins encoded in this region:
- a CDS encoding sigma 54-interacting transcriptional regulator — encoded protein: SEERYRTLYENNPLMCFTTDAEGTVLYVNQLGAEQLGYTAEQLSGKSVFNVFYEDDKKTVSEQLSMCLQDPTHVARWELRKVHKDGRILWVRESARVIHDIDGSKAILIACEDITERKRAEQALQKALSEISQLKDQLQAENIYLKEEIKSEQDHGEIVGNSKAIKAVLHRAEKVAKTDSTILITGETGTGKELLARLIHNLSRRNNKTLVKVNCAAIPSALIESELFGREKGAYTGALTKQIGRFELANGSTIFLDEIGELSMELQAKLLKVLQDGEFERLGSPKTINVDVRVVAATNKDLAKAVSEGRFREDLYYRLNVFPIHVPPLRERMNDIPNLVWKFVKEFSDKMGKRIETIPKKTMDALLSYYWPGNVRELKNVIERAMILAQDNMLRVELPKTETLKNIKTMTMQESEKTHILQVLQMTGWRIRGKSGAAEVLGLKPSTLESKMSKLGIVRNK